A stretch of Bacteroidales bacterium DNA encodes these proteins:
- a CDS encoding dihydroorotase, with amino-acid sequence MEPQLIRNAIIVNDGQQKKGSVWISEGRIMEVFFENIPESVLSGSVVVDASGKYLLPGVIDDQVHFREPGLTHKGDIYTESKAAVAGGVTSYMEMPNTIPQTTTQDLLAEKFASARNRSLANYSFYIGATNQNIGELLQTDFSKVCGVKVFMGSSTGNMLVDDKGCLEDIFGKVPGLIAVHCEDEEIIKRNTELFRRKYGEDVPISCHPQIRSEEACFRSSSMAVALARKHNTRLHVLHLSTGKELQLFDHSIPLTEKRITAEVCVHHLWFNDTDYDEYGTLIKWNPAIKSAKDQENLFGALLNGSIDVVATDHAPHTWEEKQNTYFKAPSGGPLVQHSLTAMLEFVHRKRISLEQVVEKMCHHPAILFGINGRGFIRKGYWADLVLVDMDHTWKVTTENILYKCKWSPFTGQEFRSLVCQTWVNGNLVYDNGKIYEGICGKELEFNR; translated from the coding sequence ATGGAACCTCAACTGATCAGAAACGCAATCATTGTCAATGACGGGCAGCAGAAAAAAGGAAGTGTCTGGATCTCTGAAGGCCGGATCATGGAAGTTTTTTTTGAAAACATTCCTGAAAGTGTCTTATCGGGATCTGTGGTGGTTGATGCTTCCGGAAAGTACCTGCTTCCGGGTGTTATTGATGATCAGGTACATTTCAGGGAACCCGGCCTGACCCATAAAGGGGATATTTATACGGAAAGTAAGGCCGCAGTGGCAGGAGGGGTGACATCGTACATGGAAATGCCCAATACCATACCCCAGACGACTACACAGGACTTGCTTGCTGAAAAATTTGCATCCGCCCGGAACAGGTCCTTGGCCAATTATTCTTTCTACATCGGTGCGACCAACCAGAATATCGGGGAATTATTACAAACGGATTTCTCAAAGGTGTGTGGTGTAAAAGTATTTATGGGTTCTTCAACAGGTAATATGTTGGTAGATGATAAGGGTTGTCTGGAGGATATTTTCGGCAAGGTTCCGGGATTAATTGCTGTACATTGTGAAGATGAGGAAATCATAAAGAGAAATACCGAATTATTTCGTCGGAAATACGGCGAGGATGTACCTATTTCCTGCCATCCGCAGATACGGAGTGAGGAAGCTTGTTTCCGGTCGAGTTCAATGGCTGTAGCGTTAGCCAGGAAGCATAATACCCGTTTACACGTATTGCATCTTTCAACAGGGAAAGAATTACAATTATTTGATCATTCAATACCCTTAACAGAGAAACGGATAACAGCGGAGGTATGTGTGCATCATTTATGGTTCAATGATACTGATTACGATGAATATGGCACGTTAATCAAATGGAATCCGGCCATTAAATCGGCGAAAGACCAGGAAAACCTGTTCGGGGCCTTGTTGAACGGTTCTATTGATGTCGTGGCAACAGATCATGCACCCCATACCTGGGAAGAAAAACAGAATACCTATTTTAAAGCTCCTTCAGGTGGTCCTTTGGTTCAGCATTCGTTGACGGCAATGTTGGAATTTGTACATCGGAAGCGCATCTCTTTGGAGCAGGTGGTGGAAAAAATGTGCCACCATCCGGCCATCTTGTTCGGAATAAATGGAAGGGGATTTATCCGTAAAGGATATTGGGCGGATTTGGTTTTAGTAGATATGGATCACACATGGAAAGTTACTACTGAAAATATTTTGTATAAATGTAAATGGTCTCCTTTCACAGGACAGGAGTTTCGTTCTCTTGTATGCCAGACATGGGTAAACGGGAATCTGGTATATGATAATGGTAAGATTTATGAAGGGATATGCGGAAAAGAACTTGAATTTAATAGATGA
- a CDS encoding DUF4270 domain-containing protein, protein MIKKVFILLNISLFTLLCSCTNNDFDIGSTLFTPSTRTIKTDTFSLKLSVLAKDSIITSSQNVAYVGRYNDPYIGVSTASSFIEFSKFNPSGQYPKPGEYDRFDSVTLVLTPTGNYYGDTIPHPSIKISELISKIEYDDENKALYSTSSVPVGNMLVDKVYKINVANKKEVEIRLPDAFGEKLFLGIRDDAIEMDPENYLETFPGLALEPGNNPGTSIYNYLVTDTACMVRIYYRRTGNNELEADTMNFTANTSKHFYNYRTSLKNNLPDNSKDDPIPTSQTGNMGFVSSAPLLYTRIEFPSLNNLLPLGEIIVIESAKLIIRPVYNTYDTVPLPPQLFLYLHDPLNDSRNTTALQDAGGSTMNGNLSGKNKFDRENYYYDFDLSSFIYDQVGKDGYYKYALSLDVPDVASSKFQRFIFGDQHFFYKNDGQSKENQISLEITYSIYNEYQ, encoded by the coding sequence ATGATAAAAAAAGTATTTATTCTTCTCAATATAAGTCTGTTCACTTTATTGTGTTCTTGTACAAATAACGATTTCGATATTGGATCCACCTTATTTACACCAAGCACCCGGACCATTAAAACAGATACATTTTCACTTAAATTGTCTGTTTTAGCTAAGGATTCTATTATTACATCCAGCCAAAATGTTGCTTATGTAGGTAGGTACAATGATCCGTATATCGGTGTTTCCACAGCCAGTAGTTTTATTGAATTTTCCAAGTTCAATCCGAGTGGTCAATATCCAAAACCCGGCGAATATGACCGGTTTGATTCTGTTACACTGGTACTGACCCCAACGGGGAATTACTATGGCGACACCATTCCGCATCCATCAATAAAGATATCCGAACTGATCAGTAAAATTGAATATGACGACGAAAACAAAGCCTTATATTCTACATCATCCGTCCCTGTGGGAAATATGCTGGTGGACAAGGTCTATAAAATAAATGTGGCCAACAAGAAAGAAGTGGAGATCCGTTTACCTGATGCATTCGGCGAAAAATTATTTCTGGGAATCCGCGATGACGCTATAGAAATGGATCCGGAAAATTATCTGGAGACATTTCCCGGATTGGCCCTGGAACCGGGAAATAATCCGGGTACCAGTATCTATAATTATTTAGTCACTGATACAGCCTGTATGGTCCGTATTTATTATCGCAGGACAGGAAATAATGAATTGGAAGCAGATACCATGAATTTTACGGCCAATACTAGCAAGCATTTTTATAATTATCGTACCAGTCTGAAAAACAATCTGCCGGATAATTCGAAGGATGATCCTATCCCCACTTCCCAAACCGGGAATATGGGATTTGTTTCCAGCGCTCCTCTACTTTATACCCGGATCGAATTTCCTTCCCTGAACAATCTGTTACCCTTAGGGGAAATTATCGTTATAGAAAGCGCAAAGCTGATCATTCGCCCGGTGTACAATACCTACGATACAGTGCCGTTGCCACCGCAATTGTTTTTATACCTCCATGATCCGTTAAATGATTCCAGAAATACCACTGCACTTCAGGATGCGGGAGGTAGTACCATGAACGGAAACCTGTCCGGGAAAAATAAATTTGACCGGGAAAATTATTATTATGATTTTGATCTTTCGAGTTTTATTTATGATCAGGTAGGTAAAGACGGATACTATAAATATGCCCTGAGTCTAGATGTACCAGATGTAGCTTCTTCAAAATTTCAAAGATTCATTTTCGGAGACCAGCATTTTTTCTATAAAAACGATGGACAAAGCAAAGAAAATCAGATTTCATTAGAAATAACTTACAGTATATATAATGAATATCAATAA